In Lacinutrix sp. Bg11-31, the DNA window GGGATGGGATACGTTGTAAGCTTTCCGACCAGTCGAAATAATCTCTAAATTTTTGAGCCTTTTCATCTTCAATTTTGGCTTTAACCACTTTTGTAGAAATTTGAGCATGTCGCTCTAATTGGTTTCTTAAATTGTTTCTAGTGTCAGTACGCTCGTTAATCCATTCTGCAATAATATGTCTTGCGCCTTCTAGAGCATCATCAACAGAGGTAACATCACCTTTTACGTATTTGTAAGCAATAGACTCTACGTCGTTTGCATTTTGGCTCATTATTATTTTAGCCAATGGTTCTAAACCATTTTTTCTTGCAGTTTCTGCTTTTGTTTTTCGCTTTTTCTTGAATGGTAAGTAAAGGTCTTCAAGAGTTACTAAGTCTGTGCAGCTTTCAATTTTTAACTTTAAATCTTCAGTTAAAATAGCTTGTTCTTCTAACGCTTTAATAATTGCCTTTTTACGTTTCTCTAAGGCTTCAAAAAGTTCTTTGTATTTTACAATATCTCCAATTTGAACTTCGTCTAAATTGCCTGTAGCTTCTTTTCTGTAACGAGAAATAAAAGGAATTGTACAGTCTTCGTTAAGTAATTTAATAGTGTTCTTAACTGAAGTTTCGACTAGTTGAGTATTAGAAACTATGTACGATAATAATAATGTCATTAAAGCTGAATTTATATTAAATTATAATTAATCACATTAATTTCAAAATTAATAGCTGCGAAAAATATAAATTTTATGGTTTTAAATAGATTGTAATATATCATTTTCTTAATAAAATAAAGAAAAATTATCTTTGATAAAGATTGCTTTTAAAAATAAATATTTTAGCTAAATCGGATAGATAGCAAATTATTTGTGTTAAATATTGACAAAAGAAAAAGTATAGAAATTGTTGATGTTTTTAAAGAACGAACCAAGTGTTTTTGAATTTCATAAGTGTATTAGTAAATAAAATATTTTAAAACTAAGAGTTAGGTTTAATTTGTTAAGAGTTTTAAATTAAAGAAGTAAAATAAATTTAAAACGAATAATAACAAACTAATATTTCTTTTATTTATAATATTACACTATAATTAATTTTGGATATACAAATGAATAACGCACAACTAGAATTAGCTATTAAAGCCTGCTTACATGCAGGAAAAGTAATTATGGAAGTTTATAATTCCAATATAAATGTGAAATATAAAACCGATAAATCTCCAATTACAGAGGCTGATGAACGAGCAAATGATATAATTACTAACCTTCTTAGATCTACTGGGATACCTATAATTTCTGAAGAAAATAAACAAACAGATTACCAGATTAGAAAAAAATGGAAATCATGTTGGATTGTAGATCCTGTTGATGGAACAAAAGAGTTTATTAAACGTAATGGAGAATTTACGGTTAATATTGCGTTAGTAACTAATAGTAAGCCAGAATTAGGTGTAATTTATGTGCCAGTAACTAAGACTATTTATTTTGCCCATGTAAATACAAACGAAGCCTTTAAAGCAGAATTGAAAACCCATGATTCTTCAATAAAAGATATTTTTAATTCTGTAACTAGATTACAACCAAAAATAGTAAAGTCTAATACTATTCAAGTAGTTGCAAGTCGTTCACATATGAATCAAGAAACATTAAATTTTATTGAAATTATTAAAAGAGAAGGAAAAGATGTAGAAGTGGTTTCAAAGGGAAGTTCTCTAAAATTCTGTTTGGTAGCAGAAGGGAAAGCAGATGTATACCCTAGATTTGCTCCAACTATGGAATGGGATACAGCTGCAGGTCAAGCAATTTGTAATGCAGTTGGAATAAATGTAATTTCTAAAGAAACAAACGAAGCATTGTTATATAATAAAAAAGAATTATTAAATCCTTGGTTTTTGGTCTCTAAATAGATTCTTGCTTGTTTCTAGAAAACAATAACTTATAGAATTATAATCAATATTTTATTTTTTGTGATTTCTAGTAAACCATTACAAGATTAAAAATAAAGTTTTCAGAAGTAGTAACAAAAATGTTATTATATTACTTACGAGAAAGAACATGTTATAAATTAAGTTTTAAATGGGCGAAAAAAATAAATTTGATATTATTTCACATAATTATCAAGTTGATGTAAAGGGTAGAAGAGCACTAAATAACCATAATTCATTTTTAATATGGTTTACAGGTTTTTCGGGTTCTGGTAAGTCTACAATTGCTAATCTGGTTGAATTGGAATTACATAAAATGGGAATTAAAACATATCTACTTGATGGAGATAATGTAAGGAAAGGATTAAATACAGATTTAACATTTACTCCTAAGGACAGAACAGAAAACATAAGACGAATAGCGGAAACAGCAAATTTAATGGTAGACTCAGGTTTAGTAGTCTTGGCAGCGTTTATTTCTCCTTATAAAAAAGACAGAGAGAATATAAAAACCATAGTTAAAGCAATTAATTATATAGAAATTTATATAAATACTAGTATTGAGATTTGTGAGCAAAGAGATGTGAAAGGGCTTTATAAAAAAGCAAGAAATGGTGAAATAAAGAATATGACTGGAATTTCTGCGCCATACGAAGCTCCAGAAAACCCAGACATTGAGATTAAAACAGAAGATGGAACAGTTAAAAAAGCAGTTGAGTACATATTAGAATATATTAAACCAAAATTAAAATATAGTAATGAGTAAGTACTATTTAAATTATTTAGACGAATTAGAAAGCGAAGCAATATTTGTTTTGCGTGAAGTATTTGCGCAATTTGAAAATCCGGTAATATTATTTTCTGGTGGTAAAGATTCAATTCTAGTAACTCATTTAGCAAGAAAAGCTTTTTATCCAGCAAAAATTCCATTTCCACTAATGCACATTGACACTGGTCATAATTTTCCAGAAACGATTCAATTTAGAAACGATATTATTAAAGAATTAGAACTAAAATTAATAGTAGGATGCGTTCAAGAGTCTATAGATAGCGGACGTGTAGTCGAAGAAAAAGGAAAAAAAGCAACACGT includes these proteins:
- the cysC gene encoding adenylyl-sulfate kinase, with protein sequence MGEKNKFDIISHNYQVDVKGRRALNNHNSFLIWFTGFSGSGKSTIANLVELELHKMGIKTYLLDGDNVRKGLNTDLTFTPKDRTENIRRIAETANLMVDSGLVVLAAFISPYKKDRENIKTIVKAINYIEIYINTSIEICEQRDVKGLYKKARNGEIKNMTGISAPYEAPENPDIEIKTEDGTVKKAVEYILEYIKPKLKYSNE
- the cysQ gene encoding 3'(2'),5'-bisphosphate nucleotidase CysQ; the encoded protein is MNNAQLELAIKACLHAGKVIMEVYNSNINVKYKTDKSPITEADERANDIITNLLRSTGIPIISEENKQTDYQIRKKWKSCWIVDPVDGTKEFIKRNGEFTVNIALVTNSKPELGVIYVPVTKTIYFAHVNTNEAFKAELKTHDSSIKDIFNSVTRLQPKIVKSNTIQVVASRSHMNQETLNFIEIIKREGKDVEVVSKGSSLKFCLVAEGKADVYPRFAPTMEWDTAAGQAICNAVGINVISKETNEALLYNKKELLNPWFLVSK